The following are encoded together in the Cynocephalus volans isolate mCynVol1 chromosome 4, mCynVol1.pri, whole genome shotgun sequence genome:
- the LOC134377023 gene encoding olfactory receptor 5I1-like, protein MMELENGTVKTEFFLLGFSDHPELQSLLFAVFLSIYSVTLVGNLGMILLITVSSHLHTPMYFFLCMLSFIDACYSSVIAPKLLVNLVSDGKAISYNGCAAQLYFFCSLVDTESFLLAAMAYDRYIAICNPLLYTVIMSKRVCCQLAIGAYLSGTLSSIIHTTNTFQLSFCSKEINHFFCDISPLFSLSCNDTYMHDIILVVFASLVEAICLLAVLLSYMRIVAAILKTGSAEGRKKGFSTCASHLIVVTIYHGTLIFIYLRPSTDHSLDTDKVTSVFYTLIIPMLNPLIYSLRNKDVKNAFRKIISRKLLA, encoded by the coding sequence ATGATGGAGTTGGAGAATGGCACAGTGAAAACTGAGTTCTTTCTCCTGGGATTCAGTGACCATCCAGAACTTCAGAGTCTTCTTTTCGCTgtgtttctttctatctactcTGTTACCCTGGTAGGGAACCTCGGGATGATTTTACTAATCACAGTCAGTTCCCACTTGCACACTCCTATGTACTTTTTCCTCTGCATGCTGTCCTTCATAGATGCATGCTACTCTTCTGTCATTGCCCCCAAATTACTTGTAAATTTGGTTTCTGATGGGAAGGCCATTTCCTATAATGGCTGTGCTGCACAGTtatattttttctgctctttgGTTGACACAGAATCTTTCCTCTTGGCTGCCATGGCATATGACAGGTACATAGCAATCTGCAATCCACTGCTTTATACGGTTATTATGTCCAAGAGGGTTTGTTGCCAGCTTGCAATTGGAGCATATTTGAGTGGCACACTAAGCTCAATTATTCATACCACTAACACTTTCCAGCTGTCTTTCTGCTCCAAAGAAATTAACCATTTCTTTTGTGATATCTCCCCACTCTTCTCTCTGTCCTGCAATGACACTTACATGCATGACATTATTCTGGTGGTCTTTGCTAGTTTGGTGGAAGCTATCTGTCTTCTAGCAGTTCTTCTCTCTTATATGCGCATTGTAGCAGCTATTCTGAAAACAGGTTctgcagagggaagaaaaaaagggtTTTCCACTTGTGCTTCCCACCTCATCGTGGTCACTATTTATCATGGTACCcttatcttcatttatttgcGCCCCAGCACTGATCATTCACTGGATACTGACAAAGTGACCTCTGTGTTCTATACATTAATTATACCTATGTTGAACCCCCTAATTTACAGCCTAAGGAACAAAGATGTCAAAAATGCCTTTAGAAAAATTATTAGCAGAAAATTGCTTGCTTAG